Within the Flavobacterium sp. 9R genome, the region TAAATTAGCCAATCTTCAAAAAGAACACGCCGATTTAACCAACGAAAATGGCGAATTGCAAAAAGCAAAAACACAATTAGAATCCGATAAAGAAGGATTGACATCTGAGTTAAATAAAACCAAATCCGATTTAGAAAAGTTAAAAGCAGACTATGCCGCTGCACAAAACAAGTACAAAGTACTTCAAGATTCGTATGCAGCACTAGAGAAAAACAGTGGAGAAGCTTTGCAAACCAACTTGAAAAAAAATCATGAACTTCTTGCTGAACTTGATGCAAAAAGTAAAGCCTTAGCCACCGAAAAAGAGCGTTTAAGCAAAAGTGCTCAACGTTTGCAAGAACTAGAGGATTTGATTGCAGCCAAAGAAGCCGCGATGAAAAAACTAAAAGATACACTCTCTAAAGCCTTGAATGGTTTTGAAGGAAAAGGCTTGACCGTTGAGCAAAAAAATGGAAAAGTTTACGTTTCTATGGAGAACAAATTATTGTTCAATTCAGGTAGTTGGGCTGTAGGTTCCGAAGGGAAAAAAGCAGTGGTAGAAGTAGCTAAAGTATTGGGTGATAATCCAGATATTGCTGTTTTAATCGAAGGGCATACAGATGATGACGGTTTCAAAGGTTCAGGACCAATCGCGGATAACTGGGATTTGTCTACCAAAAGAGCCACAGCTATAGTAGCTATTTTGAGCGAAAACAAGAAAGTAAACAAACAAAATTTAACGGCTGCAGGTCGTAGCGAATATGCTCCATTGCAAAGCAACGCCACTGCCGAAGGAAAAGCCAAAAATCGCCGAATTGAAATCATTCTGACGCCACGTTTGGACGAAATCTCAAAAATGTTAGAAGAGTTTTAGAAAAAAGCTTGTCTTATAGAAAAAGTGCAAAAGGCTCTCCGTTTTATTAGAGAGCCTTTTGTTTAGATATATCTTTTGTTCAAAATTCGTTTAATATAGTAACTCATAATGCCTAAAATAGGGAATGAGATTATTATGAAGAGCCAAAACGGAAGCCCATATTTTTTCTCTTTCTTTACGATTTGTGATGCAGTAAATAACAATAATAAACCATATGCTAAAATTGCTATTGCAATTTCAATAGAACTTATTTTTCCCATTCGATTATTTTAATTGAAGTAAATATAATATATTTTTTAAATTGAATGGAATCAACTTTATTCAAGCTTAAATGCTTTTGGGTTAAAATTAACGAACGTCCAACTTTTATCGGAAAACTAATTTTTACCTTTGGCTTTTTAGATTTTATAAATTTTCAGCATCAATGAAATATACCACTTTACCCAATACTGATATTCAAGTCAGTAAAATTTGTTTAGGCACGATGACTTTTGGTCAACAAAATACAGAAGCCGAAGGACACACTCAAATGGACTATGCTTTAGAACAAGGTGTTAACTTTTTTGATACGGCCGAGATGTACTCAGTACCAGCGCGTAAAGAAACTTACGGCAGCACCGAACGCATTTTAGGAACTTGGTTCCAAAAAACAGGCAATAGAGACAAAGTGGTTTTGGCATCAAAAATTGCGGGGCCAAATCCTAACTTTACCTATATGCGCGAAAAGAATGATTTTTCTCCAGCGAGTATTCAATATGCTTTAGACAAAAGTTTAGAGCGTTTACAAACGGATTATATCGATTTGTACCAATTGCATTGGCCAGAACGTAAAACCAATTTTTTTGGACAACGCGGTTTTAAAGTGCAAGACGATGCTTGGGAAGACAACATTCACGCAGTTTTAGAAACATTGAATGGTTTTATCCAACAAGGAAAAATAAAACATATCGGATTGTCGAATGAAACGCCGTGGGGAATTATGCGCTTTTTGGAAGAAAGTAAATACCATAATTTGCCAAGAATCAAAACGGTTCAAAATCCTTATTCGTTGTTGAATCGCTTGTACGAAAATGGTTCAGCAGAGATTGGAATCAGAGAAAACGTGGGGCTTTTGGCCTATTCGCCAATGGCGTTTGGGGTGTTGTCGGGTAAATTTTTAACAGGCGAATCACATCCTAACGCAAGAATCAATTTGTTTCCTCAATTTTCAAGATACAATAGCGAACAATCGGCTGCGGCTACGCGTTTGTACAACGAAATTGCACAGCAAAACGGATTGACGCTAACGCAATTGGCCTTAGCTTTTATCGAGCAACAACCTTTTGTAACTAGTACGATTATTGGCGCCACAACAAT harbors:
- a CDS encoding OmpA family protein; this encodes MIKKTFLGLTLLLLASSCVSKKIYNELENKLANLQKEHADLTNENGELQKAKTQLESDKEGLTSELNKTKSDLEKLKADYAAAQNKYKVLQDSYAALEKNSGEALQTNLKKNHELLAELDAKSKALATEKERLSKSAQRLQELEDLIAAKEAAMKKLKDTLSKALNGFEGKGLTVEQKNGKVYVSMENKLLFNSGSWAVGSEGKKAVVEVAKVLGDNPDIAVLIEGHTDDDGFKGSGPIADNWDLSTKRATAIVAILSENKKVNKQNLTAAGRSEYAPLQSNATAEGKAKNRRIEIILTPRLDEISKMLEEF
- a CDS encoding aldo/keto reductase → MKYTTLPNTDIQVSKICLGTMTFGQQNTEAEGHTQMDYALEQGVNFFDTAEMYSVPARKETYGSTERILGTWFQKTGNRDKVVLASKIAGPNPNFTYMREKNDFSPASIQYALDKSLERLQTDYIDLYQLHWPERKTNFFGQRGFKVQDDAWEDNIHAVLETLNGFIQQGKIKHIGLSNETPWGIMRFLEESKYHNLPRIKTVQNPYSLLNRLYENGSAEIGIRENVGLLAYSPMAFGVLSGKFLTGESHPNARINLFPQFSRYNSEQSAAATRLYNEIAQQNGLTLTQLALAFIEQQPFVTSTIIGATTMEQLKENIDTINVTLSEELPQAIDGVQAKIPDPAP